One region of Malania oleifera isolate guangnan ecotype guangnan chromosome 6, ASM2987363v1, whole genome shotgun sequence genomic DNA includes:
- the LOC131157713 gene encoding uncharacterized protein LOC131157713 yields the protein MNSMFSSFDAFCADLLGQRMVRPSFPSMTDHTQKKKNNNNNLNQSGVVGEEKAADYANCKRREQGDSSSSSPPSSSSAVKGRSGREIKKAQPRFALELDGLHCFETLVSY from the coding sequence ATGAATTCGATGTTTAGTTCCTTCGATGCGTTCTGTGCCGACCTGTTGGGCCAGAGGATGGTGAGGCCCTCTTTTCCTTCCATGACTGATCACACGCAGAAGAagaaaaacaacaacaataatctGAACCAGTCTGGGGTCGTCGGGGAGGAGAAGGCTGCGGATTATGCGAATTGCAAGAGAAGGGAACAAggagattcttcttcttcttctcctccttcgTCTTCTTCGGCGGTGAAGGGTCGGAGTGGGAGGGAGATCAAGAAGGCACAGCCTCGGTTCGCGCTGGAGCTGGATGGCCTGCACTGCTTCGAAACCCTCGTCTCTTATTGA